In a single window of the Streptomyces cinnabarinus genome:
- a CDS encoding ATP-binding protein, which yields MPPRPPRRPLGPPPRPRPGLAGRVRRLARVRATASGTETTDRRAGAGENMTTDTRAESSSLTTEIRRVLARVDAHAAGTTGSETPETAPAPNGPVPLDALVTCFGLTSFERDVVLLAAAQELEPTTSARCAAAGGDPDRTYPTFSLALAALAEPHWSALTPVAPLRRWRIVELDDAARLTTTRLRLDERILHFLLGSPYLDARLHGLLRRTPAPDRLPPSYDLAASRVAEGWTTVGGPDTPPVVEITGGDPRSRADIAAAAAARAGLGLYTAAAEDIPADPAERDALARLWQREAILLPAALLVAAGDLDRDQRAATEAFLAAAAVPVAVSSEDPLRTDRAHAARVTVPRLDDDEQLTLWADAFQPVADLDDTELRSLIAQFQLPPHVVRSAAATVRRRLPFEDRLDAAQLAWRAGLEEARVGMDELGRRIEPQAGWDDLVLHERQTGVLREIVAHVRQRATVHQEWGFAATLRRGLGVTAMFAGGSGTGKTLAAEVMARELGLDLFVIDLSQVVSKYIGETEKNLRRVFDAAERGGALLLFDEADALFGKRSEVKDSHDRYANLEVSYLLMRMEAYRGLAILTTNMKKALDTAFMRRIRFVVDFPFPAEDERAEIWRRVIPAQAPVKDLDPTLLAQLTVAGGSIRNIALSGAFLAAEEDDRLQMRHMLAAARTEYLKLERSLTPAEVRGWV from the coding sequence CTGCCACCACGCCCGCCAAGAAGGCCGCTAGGCCCCCCGCCAAGACCCCGGCCCGGACTCGCAGGAAGAGTACGGCGCCTCGCCCGCGTAAGGGCGACGGCGAGCGGAACTGAGACGACGGACCGACGAGCGGGGGCAGGTGAGAACATGACGACGGACACACGGGCCGAGAGCTCGTCGCTGACCACGGAGATCCGGCGCGTACTGGCCCGTGTCGACGCCCACGCGGCAGGCACGACGGGCTCGGAGACGCCGGAGACCGCCCCCGCGCCCAATGGCCCCGTCCCTCTGGACGCACTCGTCACCTGCTTCGGGCTCACCTCCTTCGAACGGGACGTCGTACTCCTCGCCGCCGCCCAGGAGTTGGAGCCCACGACATCGGCCCGCTGCGCAGCCGCCGGCGGCGACCCCGATCGGACGTACCCCACCTTCTCCCTCGCCCTGGCCGCGCTGGCCGAACCGCACTGGAGCGCCCTCACTCCGGTCGCCCCGCTGCGCCGTTGGCGAATCGTCGAACTCGACGACGCGGCCCGCCTGACCACCACCCGGCTGCGCCTCGACGAACGCATCCTGCACTTCCTGCTGGGCTCCCCCTACTTGGATGCCCGCCTGCACGGCCTACTGCGCCGCACCCCCGCCCCGGACCGACTGCCTCCCTCCTACGACCTGGCCGCGAGCCGCGTCGCCGAGGGCTGGACCACCGTCGGCGGACCGGACACCCCACCGGTCGTCGAGATCACCGGCGGTGATCCGCGCAGCCGGGCCGACATTGCGGCCGCCGCAGCCGCCCGCGCCGGGCTCGGCCTGTACACCGCCGCCGCCGAGGACATCCCGGCCGACCCGGCCGAACGCGACGCCCTCGCCCGCCTCTGGCAGCGCGAGGCGATCCTGCTGCCCGCCGCGCTCCTGGTGGCGGCCGGAGACCTGGACCGCGACCAGCGGGCGGCCACCGAGGCGTTCCTGGCCGCGGCCGCCGTACCCGTCGCGGTGTCCAGCGAGGACCCGCTGCGCACCGACCGCGCCCACGCGGCCCGGGTGACCGTGCCGCGCCTGGACGACGACGAGCAACTCACCCTCTGGGCGGACGCGTTCCAGCCGGTCGCAGACCTCGACGACACCGAACTGCGCTCCCTGATCGCCCAGTTCCAGCTCCCCCCGCACGTCGTACGCTCGGCCGCCGCCACCGTGCGCCGCCGACTGCCCTTCGAGGACCGCCTCGACGCCGCCCAACTCGCCTGGCGCGCCGGGCTCGAAGAGGCCCGCGTCGGCATGGACGAGCTCGGCCGCCGGATCGAACCGCAGGCCGGCTGGGACGACCTGGTCCTGCACGAACGCCAGACCGGTGTGCTGCGGGAGATCGTCGCGCACGTCCGGCAGCGGGCGACCGTCCACCAGGAGTGGGGATTCGCCGCCACCCTGCGCCGCGGCCTCGGCGTCACCGCGATGTTCGCGGGCGGCTCCGGCACCGGCAAGACCCTGGCCGCCGAGGTGATGGCCAGGGAACTCGGCCTGGATCTCTTCGTGATCGACCTCTCCCAGGTGGTCAGCAAATACATCGGCGAGACCGAGAAGAACCTCCGCCGCGTCTTCGACGCCGCCGAACGCGGGGGCGCGCTGCTGCTGTTCGACGAGGCCGACGCGCTGTTCGGCAAGCGCAGCGAGGTCAAGGACAGCCATGACCGGTACGCCAACCTGGAGGTCAGCTATCTGCTGATGCGGATGGAGGCGTACCGCGGCCTGGCCATCCTGACCACCAACATGAAGAAGGCCCTGGACACGGCCTTCATGCGCCGGATCCGCTTCGTAGTGGACTTCCCCTTCCCGGCGGAGGACGAGCGCGCCGAGATCTGGCGACGAGTGATCCCGGCCCAGGCCCCGGTGAAGGACCTGGACCCCACCCTCCTCGCCCAACTCACCGTCGCGGGCGGCTCGATCCGCAATATCGCCCTGTCCGGGGCCTTCCTCGCCGCCGAGGAGGACGACCGGCTCCAGATGCGGCACATGCTCGCCGCCGCCCGCACCGAGTACCTGAAGCTGGAGCGCTCCCTGACGCCGGCGGAGGTGCGCGGATGGGTGTGA
- a CDS encoding eCIS core domain-containing protein: protein MSNSRAQEAGSEQTAEQRRRKRKERSAKSRTPEPKNIVSGAGQPLDPGVRRELEERLGHDLSRVRLHTGRDAGQLTDLLGADAVAVGQEVFFRESAFKPGTDEGMRLLAHELLHTVQNPHGLGTLRAGRDLGAVSLPQQAIEREAESAAQDLVRQTDAAGPTEVSEGQATPGWLRYATVDADRRRMEQLDPATLVDRLANGLLRSLRGDPEDRSGRVRLQLAQLAPEVQDVVLDRLEVRLPTPVVDRLVGLIEETEQGPLPLDAAPAPGAVPGGAEEVEGERERPEAEPGARDQKEGQEGEEGQEGEQAESGASEDAARVPQQAGAGARQEEQPSARDEAGAQKDLQGKAEGEQTEAEEASSEAEEAQEDSQAVEEQPTQQVAAEPAPAPEPARAAAPATVDRSGAEPGERSRVGGETRRFRSVGDPSNEEDVDDEPLGLEPEPTDEAEAESDGDDEEQGAGGSGEAVDLAGERDDPKNMTPAERRRKKGAPSPVVVASPDGEPIPDLAIEEPGADTAPRTEEDGAEDQELEQLLGAASAEQDLGAEDAPGTAATSEGPGRESAGPSGQNSAGRDADRQRSEDAEARRRDEEARNADEAGSSAVPATGETAAPAQLDKAGEDARRQETGSATSGSGPAASGGTARDGGSGAPEKSGGSAASESRSKTDAAPGGRDTKTDHETAESPADKETQTPAETPSGQETPAPAGSDVTEGKGPATTPSPQTGPERVSTPGPAAAPELAAGNGPAPRSAGPEPRTNTPKAVESPSPAARPKPTGAKRQAAKAAARRGGGGGSRTPSAPAPVRRGGGGRGAVSGPGKARKEAPAPDVSNATPEAGLSTAAGLKPHQALETLKGVDGAVGRSVDKERTALRKAPPETQRPSGSPRTVPGGPTAAAPGTYTNAKVARTEAARGSTPEIAGEQRPEGEVPGANVPEPSWWDIAVTIGAQLFGKLLKEILPLDDLIDSILGLPTQDEGLRNARVGDAPRLPLEDDSDPRRTDEQGQKLDERKGELQRAGRDDAARPMGEDQIYPDVPRETLTGKVPGGKGGAKASGPRSVSGGVPIESASAVAEHDRGPQIRAGFAQGGQKMTQERRAKDKKAADDRGQYDQDLQREVTASGKKQADARAKGRDDVANSRDRWRKEQDDKVAEIDGKKGKRYDQVRKDITKKEEDTDKDVDKRTEDDNKQIETEQTNAERDAEKKQDEGKDDADNWLEEAIEKLKEFFEGLKNAIKGIFEKARQAVTELIDKFKQHVFKLIDDARNWVIDQINTFADALIALGDELLADYPAMRDKWRNTIDGARDWAVEKVNQFADALKEVAGKLLDGLCGALLAGLDLLETGLLAAVDIAETVTVGALEFGAAAVAALGEWAAIFNDIVSDPGDWISKAGAAAETGARDHLFDEIKTAVKAWFNQKVQEIIGIPMEDFQALIDGGVTVDQMAQMAWDEAVPQLPVIIGVLVLEKVVAKLIPGAGWVMAIIDALQTAWGALSEILAAFGLFMDFLKSVKSGNGALPFAKAVAAGVVALLELVYTFLIEGVGRFMGKVADRLGDMLKNIRRKKGNPGKPGEPSPPNKPKDQKPKDGDRPKDDEPAAPTRPADRPAPRKPSPDKTSRPPSKPRPGKRSSAEKKPRTSQTTRPKKRRDDAERREEGRDVNAARRRARDAERRTRDDDMKERTTRPERRGPARDTLRTDRRRPDTDRKDTKDRTDDRSTRKDDRRPDDDRRTRDRGPGRVRRARQTVKSAVNRARRAGRKLYGKARRKLGNRLNDRLRRLRNQWRRRKDRLRDNRTRKRERDRRERRDERNTRDLTLPKARFRDDTDSVHTLMFHGKGPRADLQVHSAPSRVPAFLDAWESELAQVDDAADRAAQKSAIQAARASYQRAEALQDTLPAKVMREEQEKLRADWRPAYVRLRGELDVLAGYLKQRPHPVPLPEPRIPPFPNASTPADPFTAEYLNKGSKGTPASAAPDDQPIGWQYIEDNDLNDDPSDRWVKMHLLPDAIGGPARGKNLVPASGPGVNTPFLHGVEQHAKDALHLAHTGEEQMIWYESKVSYHGAPVPRGFPDFIESSWGVYWENRPKQRWEKDDSPRTDPYSKTPDPPSKERRLFLNKAPADKIRRMLRETDEFVDVLVKARPFHTTLDIAKAVARHERSKRRGGRLRDKERRLANILNGIKEGRITLEEEV, encoded by the coding sequence ATGAGCAACTCCCGTGCCCAGGAAGCCGGTTCCGAGCAGACGGCAGAACAGCGCCGCCGCAAGCGCAAGGAACGGTCCGCCAAGTCCCGTACTCCCGAACCCAAGAACATCGTCAGCGGCGCCGGACAGCCCCTCGACCCCGGGGTCCGCCGGGAGCTGGAGGAACGCCTCGGCCACGACCTGAGCCGAGTCCGCCTCCACACCGGCCGTGACGCCGGGCAGCTGACCGACCTGCTCGGCGCGGACGCGGTCGCGGTCGGCCAGGAGGTCTTCTTCCGCGAGAGCGCCTTCAAGCCCGGCACCGACGAAGGCATGCGCCTGCTCGCCCACGAACTCCTGCACACGGTCCAGAACCCGCACGGCCTCGGTACCCTGCGCGCGGGCCGCGACCTGGGCGCGGTGAGCCTCCCGCAACAGGCCATCGAGCGGGAGGCGGAATCGGCGGCCCAGGATCTCGTACGGCAGACCGACGCGGCCGGTCCGACGGAGGTCTCGGAGGGTCAGGCGACCCCGGGCTGGCTCCGGTACGCCACCGTCGACGCCGACCGGCGCCGCATGGAGCAGCTGGACCCCGCGACCCTGGTGGACCGGCTGGCGAATGGGCTGCTGCGGTCGCTGCGGGGGGATCCGGAGGATCGGTCGGGCCGGGTGCGGTTGCAGTTGGCGCAACTGGCGCCGGAAGTGCAGGACGTCGTACTGGACCGGCTTGAGGTACGGCTGCCCACGCCTGTCGTCGACCGGTTGGTGGGCCTCATCGAGGAGACGGAACAGGGGCCGCTGCCGTTGGACGCGGCTCCGGCGCCTGGGGCTGTGCCGGGCGGGGCTGAGGAGGTCGAGGGCGAGCGGGAGAGGCCTGAGGCGGAGCCGGGGGCGCGGGACCAAAAGGAGGGCCAGGAGGGCGAGGAGGGCCAGGAGGGCGAGCAGGCGGAGTCAGGGGCCTCCGAAGACGCGGCACGGGTGCCTCAGCAGGCCGGCGCAGGTGCGCGGCAGGAGGAACAGCCGTCAGCGCGGGACGAGGCAGGCGCGCAGAAGGACCTGCAGGGCAAGGCCGAGGGAGAGCAGACCGAGGCTGAGGAGGCGTCGAGCGAGGCAGAGGAGGCGCAGGAGGACTCCCAGGCCGTCGAGGAGCAGCCCACGCAGCAGGTTGCGGCCGAGCCCGCCCCGGCCCCGGAGCCCGCACGCGCCGCCGCCCCCGCCACGGTGGACCGCAGCGGTGCGGAGCCGGGGGAGCGGTCCAGGGTGGGTGGTGAGACGCGGCGGTTCCGGAGTGTGGGAGATCCGTCGAACGAAGAGGACGTCGACGACGAGCCGTTGGGTCTGGAACCGGAGCCCACGGACGAGGCCGAGGCGGAGTCCGACGGCGACGACGAGGAGCAGGGCGCGGGCGGCTCCGGCGAGGCCGTCGACCTCGCCGGAGAGCGGGACGACCCGAAGAACATGACGCCCGCCGAGCGACGCCGGAAGAAGGGCGCGCCGTCGCCGGTCGTCGTGGCGTCGCCCGACGGCGAACCGATTCCGGACCTCGCCATCGAGGAGCCCGGGGCGGACACCGCGCCGCGCACCGAGGAGGACGGAGCCGAGGACCAGGAACTCGAGCAACTCCTCGGCGCCGCTTCGGCGGAGCAGGATCTGGGGGCGGAGGACGCGCCCGGTACCGCCGCTACCTCGGAGGGGCCGGGTCGGGAGTCCGCCGGACCGTCGGGCCAGAACTCGGCCGGGCGGGACGCGGACAGGCAGCGGTCCGAGGACGCCGAAGCACGCCGTCGCGATGAGGAGGCACGAAACGCGGACGAGGCGGGGAGCTCCGCCGTGCCCGCGACCGGGGAGACAGCCGCTCCGGCGCAGCTGGACAAGGCGGGCGAGGACGCCCGGCGCCAGGAGACGGGCAGCGCGACGTCCGGTTCAGGTCCGGCAGCGTCGGGCGGTACGGCCCGCGACGGCGGATCCGGCGCGCCTGAGAAGAGTGGCGGCTCCGCCGCGTCGGAGAGCCGGTCGAAAACCGATGCTGCACCGGGTGGCCGGGACACCAAGACGGATCACGAAACAGCGGAAAGCCCCGCTGACAAGGAGACCCAGACTCCGGCAGAGACCCCCAGTGGCCAGGAGACCCCCGCGCCCGCCGGATCTGACGTCACCGAAGGCAAAGGCCCCGCCACCACCCCGTCCCCGCAGACCGGCCCCGAGCGTGTCTCCACACCCGGCCCCGCTGCCGCGCCCGAACTCGCGGCGGGCAACGGCCCAGCCCCCAGATCCGCGGGCCCCGAGCCCAGGACCAACACCCCGAAGGCCGTCGAGTCCCCGAGCCCGGCGGCCCGGCCGAAACCGACGGGAGCCAAGCGGCAGGCGGCCAAGGCGGCGGCCCGGCGCGGCGGGGGCGGCGGCAGCCGTACGCCCTCCGCCCCGGCTCCCGTGCGCCGCGGCGGCGGTGGACGGGGCGCCGTGTCCGGTCCCGGCAAGGCGAGGAAGGAGGCCCCGGCCCCGGACGTATCGAACGCCACTCCCGAGGCGGGACTGTCCACCGCGGCCGGCTTGAAGCCGCACCAGGCCCTGGAGACCCTCAAGGGCGTGGACGGCGCCGTCGGCCGCTCGGTCGACAAGGAACGCACGGCCCTGCGCAAGGCCCCGCCCGAGACGCAGCGCCCCTCCGGCTCCCCGAGGACGGTGCCCGGCGGTCCGACGGCGGCGGCTCCGGGCACGTACACCAACGCCAAGGTCGCCCGCACCGAGGCGGCCCGTGGCAGCACGCCCGAGATCGCAGGCGAGCAGAGGCCGGAAGGGGAGGTGCCGGGCGCGAACGTGCCGGAGCCCAGCTGGTGGGACATCGCGGTGACCATCGGCGCCCAGCTCTTCGGCAAGCTCCTGAAGGAGATCCTGCCGCTCGACGACCTCATCGACTCCATCCTCGGCCTGCCCACCCAGGACGAGGGACTCCGCAACGCCCGCGTCGGCGACGCACCGAGGCTGCCGCTGGAGGACGACTCCGACCCCCGGCGCACCGACGAGCAGGGGCAGAAGCTCGACGAGCGCAAGGGCGAACTCCAGCGCGCCGGCCGGGACGACGCCGCCCGCCCGATGGGCGAGGACCAGATCTACCCGGACGTCCCCAGGGAGACGCTGACCGGCAAGGTGCCCGGCGGGAAGGGCGGCGCCAAGGCGAGCGGCCCCCGGTCGGTGTCCGGCGGGGTGCCCATCGAATCCGCCTCCGCCGTCGCCGAGCACGACCGCGGACCGCAGATCCGCGCCGGGTTCGCCCAGGGCGGCCAGAAGATGACGCAGGAGCGCCGGGCCAAGGACAAGAAGGCCGCTGACGACCGCGGACAGTACGACCAGGACCTCCAGCGCGAGGTCACCGCCAGCGGCAAGAAGCAGGCGGACGCCCGCGCCAAGGGCCGCGACGACGTCGCCAACTCCCGCGACCGCTGGCGAAAGGAGCAGGACGACAAGGTCGCGGAGATCGACGGCAAGAAGGGCAAGAGGTACGACCAGGTCCGCAAGGACATCACGAAGAAGGAGGAGGACACCGACAAGGACGTAGACAAGCGCACCGAGGACGACAACAAGCAGATCGAGACCGAGCAGACCAACGCCGAACGGGATGCGGAGAAGAAGCAGGACGAGGGCAAGGACGACGCCGACAACTGGCTCGAAGAGGCGATCGAGAAGCTCAAGGAGTTCTTCGAGGGCCTGAAGAACGCCATCAAGGGCATCTTCGAGAAAGCCCGCCAGGCCGTCACCGAGCTCATCGACAAGTTCAAGCAGCACGTCTTCAAGCTCATCGACGACGCCCGCAACTGGGTCATCGACCAGATCAACACCTTTGCCGACGCGCTGATCGCCCTCGGTGACGAACTCCTCGCCGACTACCCGGCGATGCGCGACAAGTGGCGCAACACCATCGACGGCGCGCGCGACTGGGCCGTGGAGAAGGTCAACCAGTTCGCCGATGCCCTCAAGGAGGTCGCCGGGAAGCTGCTCGACGGGCTGTGCGGGGCGCTGCTCGCCGGGCTCGACCTGCTGGAGACCGGGCTGCTCGCGGCCGTCGACATCGCCGAGACCGTCACCGTCGGCGCGCTGGAGTTCGGTGCCGCCGCCGTCGCGGCGCTCGGCGAGTGGGCGGCCATCTTCAACGACATCGTCTCCGACCCCGGCGACTGGATCAGCAAGGCCGGGGCGGCCGCCGAGACCGGTGCCAGGGACCATCTCTTCGACGAGATCAAGACGGCGGTCAAGGCCTGGTTCAACCAGAAGGTCCAGGAGATCATCGGCATCCCGATGGAGGACTTCCAGGCCCTGATCGACGGCGGTGTGACGGTCGATCAGATGGCGCAGATGGCCTGGGACGAGGCGGTGCCCCAACTCCCGGTCATCATCGGGGTCCTGGTGCTCGAGAAGGTCGTCGCAAAGCTCATTCCGGGTGCCGGCTGGGTCATGGCGATCATCGACGCGCTCCAGACCGCCTGGGGTGCGCTCAGTGAGATCCTCGCCGCCTTCGGCCTGTTCATGGACTTCCTGAAGTCGGTCAAGAGCGGCAACGGCGCCCTGCCCTTCGCCAAGGCGGTCGCCGCGGGTGTCGTGGCCCTGCTGGAGCTGGTGTACACGTTCCTGATCGAGGGCGTCGGCCGGTTCATGGGCAAGGTTGCCGACCGGCTCGGCGACATGCTGAAGAACATCCGCCGGAAGAAGGGCAATCCCGGCAAGCCGGGGGAGCCCAGCCCACCGAACAAGCCGAAGGACCAAAAGCCCAAGGACGGCGACCGGCCGAAGGACGACGAGCCCGCCGCCCCGACCCGTCCCGCCGACCGCCCCGCCCCGCGCAAGCCGTCCCCGGACAAGACCTCACGCCCCCCGTCCAAGCCCCGGCCGGGCAAGCGCTCCTCGGCGGAGAAGAAGCCCCGCACCTCCCAGACCACCCGCCCCAAAAAGCGCCGCGACGACGCCGAACGCCGCGAGGAGGGCCGGGACGTCAACGCCGCCCGCCGCCGCGCCCGCGACGCCGAACGCCGCACCCGCGACGACGACATGAAGGAGCGGACCACCCGCCCCGAGCGCCGCGGCCCGGCCCGGGACACTCTGCGCACCGACCGGCGCCGCCCGGACACCGACCGCAAGGACACCAAGGACCGCACGGACGACCGCTCCACGCGCAAGGACGACCGGCGACCGGACGACGACCGGCGGACCCGTGACCGCGGCCCCGGCCGGGTCCGGCGCGCCCGCCAGACCGTCAAGTCGGCGGTGAACCGCGCCCGTCGCGCGGGCCGCAAGCTGTACGGCAAGGCCCGCCGCAAGCTCGGCAACCGGCTGAACGACCGGCTGCGCAGGCTGCGCAACCAATGGCGCCGCCGCAAGGACCGGCTGCGCGACAACCGCACCCGCAAGCGTGAGCGCGACCGTCGGGAGCGCCGTGACGAGCGGAACACCCGCGATCTGACGCTGCCGAAGGCACGGTTCCGCGACGACACCGATTCGGTTCACACGCTGATGTTCCACGGCAAGGGACCCCGGGCTGACCTCCAGGTGCACAGCGCGCCCAGCCGGGTGCCCGCCTTCCTCGACGCCTGGGAGAGCGAGCTCGCCCAGGTCGACGACGCGGCGGACCGGGCGGCCCAGAAGTCCGCGATCCAGGCCGCGCGGGCCAGTTACCAGCGGGCGGAGGCGCTCCAGGACACGCTGCCGGCGAAGGTGATGCGCGAGGAGCAGGAGAAGCTCCGCGCCGACTGGCGGCCGGCCTATGTGAGGCTGCGGGGGGAACTGGACGTCCTGGCCGGGTATCTGAAGCAGCGACCGCACCCCGTGCCGCTCCCGGAGCCGCGGATCCCGCCCTTCCCGAACGCGTCCACGCCCGCGGACCCGTTCACCGCCGAGTACCTGAACAAGGGGAGCAAGGGCACACCAGCCAGCGCCGCACCGGACGACCAGCCCATCGGCTGGCAGTACATCGAGGACAACGACCTCAACGACGATCCCAGTGACCGCTGGGTGAAGATGCATCTGCTGCCCGACGCCATCGGGGGCCCGGCCCGCGGCAAGAACCTCGTGCCCGCCAGTGGCCCGGGTGTGAACACCCCCTTCCTGCACGGGGTGGAGCAGCATGCCAAGGACGCGCTGCACCTTGCCCACACCGGCGAGGAGCAGATGATCTGGTACGAGTCGAAGGTCAGCTATCACGGTGCGCCGGTGCCGCGGGGCTTCCCTGACTTCATCGAATCGTCCTGGGGCGTGTACTGGGAGAACCGGCCCAAGCAGAGGTGGGAGAAGGACGACTCACCGCGCACCGATCCGTACTCCAAGACACCGGACCCCCCGTCGAAGGAACGCCGGCTGTTCCTGAACAAGGCCCCCGCCGACAAGATCCGGCGCATGCTGCGGGAAACGGATGAGTTCGTGGACGTCCTGGTCAAGGCGCGCCCGTTCCACACCACCCTGGACATCGCGAAGGCCGTCGCCCGGCACGAGCGGAGCAAGCGGCGCGGCGGGCGCCTGCGCGACAAGGAGCGCCGGCTCGCGAACATCCTCAACGGCATCAAAGAGGGCCGCATCACCCTGGAAGAAGAGGTCTGA
- a CDS encoding DUF4255 domain-containing protein has protein sequence MSNALVIAHVTQALALLIESNLGPEFGAAVKVEPRKPPADPPAEPTVTVFLYQVTPNTSQRNNDLPTRASDGTLVKRPAAALDLNFLISAYGEETELVGQRLIGAVVRALHEMPVLPKDVIEQAGERPYLAGSDLADAVQRVRFTPAVMDIDEASKLWGMLHQTPYSLSVVYQASLVFVDGRESPVPGKPVQRSVVRVLPFGAPGAPVPPGAGLRVEEPSDSASASAGEDEAAPATTPAKKAARPPAKTPARTRRKSTAPRPRKGDGERN, from the coding sequence ATGAGCAACGCACTCGTCATCGCGCATGTCACCCAGGCCCTCGCCCTGCTCATCGAGTCGAACCTGGGGCCGGAGTTCGGCGCGGCCGTCAAGGTGGAGCCCCGCAAGCCGCCCGCCGACCCGCCCGCCGAGCCGACCGTGACCGTGTTCCTGTACCAGGTCACGCCCAACACCTCGCAGCGCAACAACGACCTGCCGACCCGGGCCTCCGACGGCACGCTGGTCAAGCGCCCCGCCGCCGCCCTCGACCTGAACTTCCTGATCAGCGCGTACGGCGAGGAGACCGAACTGGTCGGCCAGCGGCTGATCGGCGCCGTCGTGCGCGCCCTGCACGAGATGCCGGTGCTGCCCAAGGACGTCATCGAACAGGCCGGTGAGCGGCCGTATTTGGCGGGCAGCGACCTCGCCGACGCCGTGCAGCGGGTGCGCTTCACACCGGCCGTGATGGACATCGACGAGGCGTCGAAGCTGTGGGGGATGCTCCACCAGACGCCCTACTCGCTGTCCGTGGTCTACCAGGCGTCCCTGGTCTTCGTCGACGGCCGTGAATCGCCGGTGCCCGGGAAGCCGGTGCAGCGGTCGGTGGTGCGGGTGCTGCCGTTCGGGGCGCCGGGGGCACCGGTGCCGCCGGGCGCGGGCCTGCGGGTCGAGGAGCCTTCGGATTCGGCCTCGGCTTCAGCAGGTGAAGACGAGGCGGCACCTGCCACCACGCCCGCCAAGAAGGCCGCTAGGCCCCCCGCCAAGACCCCGGCCCGGACTCGCAGGAAGAGTACGGCGCCTCGCCCGCGTAAGGGCGACGGCGAGCGGAACTGA
- a CDS encoding phage tail protein has translation MAEFTVNAHRFDPYKNFKFLVLWDGRTVAGISKISPLKRTTEVVKHRHGGDPSSPRKSPGRSEFEGITLERGVTHDPEFDRWANKVWQVGAGLGSEVSLADFRKDIVIQVLNEAGQVAVSHKLYRTWPSEYQVLGELDANANAVAIQTLKLECEGWERDYEVPEPEEPSFLNPA, from the coding sequence ATGGCTGAGTTCACGGTCAACGCCCATCGCTTCGACCCCTACAAGAACTTCAAGTTCCTGGTCCTGTGGGACGGTCGGACGGTCGCGGGCATCAGCAAGATCTCCCCGCTGAAGCGGACCACGGAGGTAGTCAAGCACCGGCACGGCGGTGACCCCTCCTCGCCGCGCAAGTCCCCGGGCCGCTCGGAGTTCGAGGGCATCACCCTGGAGCGCGGGGTCACCCACGACCCCGAGTTCGACCGCTGGGCCAACAAGGTCTGGCAGGTCGGCGCGGGCCTCGGCTCCGAGGTCTCGCTCGCCGACTTCCGCAAGGACATCGTCATCCAGGTCCTCAACGAGGCAGGCCAGGTCGCCGTCTCGCACAAGCTGTACCGGACCTGGCCGAGCGAGTACCAGGTCCTCGGCGAACTGGACGCCAACGCCAACGCGGTGGCCATCCAGACGCTGAAGCTGGAGTGCGAGGGCTGGGAGCGGGACTACGAGGTGCCCGAGCCGGAGGAGCCCTCGTTCCTCAACCCGGCCTGA